A single window of Micrococcaceae bacterium Sec5.1 DNA harbors:
- a CDS encoding helix-turn-helix transcriptional regulator, translating into MEIRWRLRMAAAQREIWTGAQLRRLLAERAGLELSSASVSALFAKQPSQVKLDTLAALCTALERTPNDLIEVDMPPVTQPVKPAQAKAEPKAAALGRSMPPL; encoded by the coding sequence ATGGAGATTAGGTGGCGGCTGCGCATGGCCGCAGCACAGCGGGAGATCTGGACCGGGGCACAGTTGCGCCGGCTCCTGGCCGAACGCGCAGGCCTTGAGCTGTCCTCGGCGTCTGTATCGGCCCTGTTCGCCAAGCAGCCCAGCCAAGTCAAGCTCGACACCCTCGCCGCGCTCTGCACGGCGCTGGAGCGCACTCCCAATGACCTGATTGAGGTCGACATGCCCCCGGTGACGCAGCCGGTAAAGCCGGCCCAGGCCAAGGCCGAGCCCAAGGCAGCAGCCCTCGGCCGCTCGATGCCGCCGCTTTGA
- a CDS encoding tyrosine-type recombinase/integrase → MVSDGLRLVHGGAAPTPAIDPPVDPVAFQDSCVEAFRTSQAVRGFAQTSMENNAGVLDRFLTACGRPAWEVTAEDVDRVVAGLVELGLSAATRRGYVQAFKGFHAFLSVRKANEIESVFGVRLVDPIDDFNAARHVDSSSPSAIAPASDERMEEFFDFLKERIAGARKYAVAGRDYAMFRTLYLAGLRAEETASLDRADVHFGRGPFGKVHVRFGKGAKTSGPRPRWVPMLDGLVLILGWYLEEIAPRLGDGPSLFSDEGGGRISRGTIRNRLAHLLELEQAARGEDHTDSATLVRFSPHTLRHACATRNYERGVDLVAIQQMLGHWHVGTTMRYVTPSATFIEDAYRRAVSGTLAELGGEGNGD, encoded by the coding sequence GTGGTCAGTGACGGGTTGCGTCTTGTTCACGGCGGTGCCGCGCCCACTCCTGCCATCGACCCGCCGGTGGACCCTGTGGCATTCCAGGACTCGTGTGTGGAGGCGTTCAGGACCTCCCAGGCCGTGCGAGGGTTCGCTCAAACTTCGATGGAGAACAACGCCGGCGTGCTCGATCGGTTCCTGACCGCTTGCGGTCGACCGGCATGGGAAGTTACGGCCGAGGACGTCGACAGGGTCGTTGCCGGGCTTGTCGAGCTTGGCCTGTCGGCTGCGACTCGGCGTGGGTATGTTCAGGCGTTCAAGGGATTCCACGCGTTTTTGTCAGTGCGCAAGGCCAACGAGATCGAGTCTGTGTTTGGCGTCCGGCTGGTTGACCCGATCGATGATTTCAACGCTGCACGCCATGTCGACTCCTCCTCGCCTTCCGCGATCGCACCAGCCAGTGATGAACGGATGGAGGAGTTCTTCGACTTCCTCAAGGAGCGCATCGCCGGGGCGCGCAAGTATGCGGTCGCCGGACGTGACTATGCCATGTTCCGCACGCTCTACCTCGCGGGGCTGCGGGCGGAGGAGACGGCGTCGCTGGATCGGGCAGACGTGCACTTCGGTCGCGGCCCCTTCGGGAAGGTCCACGTCCGCTTTGGCAAGGGAGCCAAGACCTCCGGACCCCGGCCGCGGTGGGTGCCGATGCTCGATGGCCTCGTCCTGATCCTGGGGTGGTACCTGGAGGAGATCGCGCCCCGTCTCGGCGATGGACCGTCACTGTTTTCGGACGAGGGTGGAGGACGGATCAGCCGGGGCACTATCCGTAACCGGTTGGCTCATTTGCTTGAGCTTGAGCAGGCGGCCCGCGGCGAAGACCACACAGACTCGGCCACGCTGGTCAGGTTTAGCCCGCACACGCTGCGTCATGCCTGCGCGACCCGCAATTACGAACGTGGCGTTGACCTCGTGGCCATCCAGCAGATGCTCGGGCACTGGCACGTTGGGACGACGATGCGGTATGTGACGCCGTCGGCCACGTTCATTGAAGATGCTTACCGCCGGGCGGTCTCAGGGACTCTGGCCGAGCTGGGAGGAGAGGGAAATGGAGATTAG
- a CDS encoding MFS transporter, producing the protein MTKQMTKDLDRRIDDVSTGDTPTHDRSGTTELFAGARDTEPEDLATVTFGEYEPARRALVPVLAFSGIAIAAMQTLTVPIIADPPRLLNATASDSAWVVTSTLLAGTVAAAVLGKLGDMYGRRKLFLIALGLMVAGSLISGFNSDLVPMIIGRAVQGVALGAIPLGIGIIWEQVPPDRRSTAIAVMSGSIGVGGALAIPIAALVA; encoded by the coding sequence ATGACAAAACAGATGACAAAAGACCTGGACCGACGGATTGACGACGTTTCCACCGGCGATACACCAACGCATGACCGTTCGGGCACCACCGAGCTCTTCGCAGGTGCGAGAGACACTGAGCCCGAGGACCTAGCGACGGTCACCTTTGGGGAGTACGAGCCCGCCCGGCGGGCACTTGTGCCCGTCCTGGCCTTCAGCGGTATCGCTATTGCCGCCATGCAGACCCTCACCGTCCCCATCATCGCTGACCCTCCTCGCCTACTGAACGCCACAGCATCCGACTCGGCCTGGGTTGTCACCTCGACGCTCTTGGCAGGGACGGTCGCCGCCGCGGTTTTGGGGAAACTCGGCGACATGTATGGCAGACGCAAACTGTTCCTCATTGCTCTCGGATTGATGGTCGCGGGGTCACTGATCTCGGGATTCAACTCGGATCTTGTGCCGATGATCATCGGCCGTGCCGTGCAGGGCGTCGCCCTGGGAGCCATTCCGCTGGGCATCGGAATCATCTGGGAGCAGGTGCCTCCCGATCGGCGGAGCACCGCGATAGCGGTGATGAGCGGCTCCATCGGAGTCGGTGGTGCACTCGCCATCCCGATCGCTGCGCTCGTAGCCTAA
- a CDS encoding LacI family DNA-binding transcriptional regulator has protein sequence MVTRTTSKDVARVAGVSQATVSFVLNGRHLDRISEQTRRTVLEAAETLGYVPSASGRALRSGNSKVVALVVPEMRVSEAIEVFKRELSAALTNTGYVCVMIHTLNGVELPPSFWNHIDPAAVIGLDKLSPHDAETVRKSRVPLLDGLVLQGGAVDQRTIGASQIRHLAAQGHTRIGYAAAEGLETPISEFRIEGARAAVAELGLPELRVEAVGYEPGSAGAALSVLLTPELPVTAVAAFNDVIALSLLSAATTRGLSVPQQFAVIGVDDITLARLASPPLSTIAIDLSAAAAAIAAEVVALIDGLPAPTAYDRTSALNIIRRETT, from the coding sequence ATGGTGACCCGGACGACGAGTAAGGATGTAGCTCGTGTCGCTGGGGTGTCCCAGGCGACGGTGAGTTTCGTGCTCAACGGGCGCCATTTGGACAGAATCAGCGAGCAGACTCGCCGGACCGTACTCGAGGCTGCCGAGACGCTCGGGTACGTGCCGTCCGCCTCGGGGCGTGCACTTCGCTCCGGGAACAGCAAGGTCGTCGCACTGGTCGTGCCTGAAATGAGGGTGTCCGAAGCGATCGAGGTGTTCAAGCGGGAGCTGAGCGCCGCGCTCACCAATACGGGATATGTCTGCGTCATGATCCATACCTTGAACGGTGTCGAGCTTCCCCCAAGCTTCTGGAATCACATTGACCCCGCAGCAGTCATCGGACTCGACAAACTCTCACCGCATGATGCCGAGACGGTCCGCAAGAGCCGCGTGCCTCTTCTCGACGGACTCGTCCTCCAGGGCGGGGCTGTCGACCAGCGGACCATCGGTGCGAGTCAGATTCGGCACCTCGCCGCTCAGGGGCACACCCGAATCGGCTATGCGGCGGCGGAGGGCCTCGAGACTCCGATCTCTGAATTCCGAATCGAGGGGGCGCGTGCAGCTGTTGCTGAGCTGGGGCTGCCGGAGCTCCGCGTCGAGGCAGTCGGGTACGAACCCGGTAGCGCGGGCGCAGCGCTGTCCGTGCTACTCACGCCGGAGCTCCCCGTGACAGCTGTGGCGGCGTTCAACGACGTCATCGCGCTGTCGCTCCTCTCCGCAGCGACGACCCGCGGACTGTCGGTACCCCAGCAGTTCGCCGTGATCGGGGTCGATGACATCACACTCGCACGATTGGCTTCTCCTCCCCTGTCGACCATCGCGATCGACCTCTCCGCCGCTGCCGCCGCAATCGCAGCAGAAGTCGTTGCGCTCATCGACGGACTCCCCGCGCCGACAGCGTATGACAGGACCAGCGCCCTCAATATCATTCGACGCGAGACCACTTAG
- a CDS encoding SDR family NAD(P)-dependent oxidoreductase, producing the protein MSELTQETTTRTATPETYWPGRFQDQVILVTGAAGGLGSDTADRLAREGATVVCTDVSAGGRGDGSSPSNCMALNVTQRPDWDHTVQAVLQRYGRIDGALFAHGIQGPEVPVTEMPAEGWARTLSVNLDGCLHGLASILPVLTKQAYGRIAILSSISAREGNPHQAAYSASKAGLVALVKTAAKEVAPYGVTVNSIAPSMMKTRLLQDLSPERNAQLLAKVPMGRVGLPEEFSALASWLLSTEASYMTGQTLDLSGGRNTA; encoded by the coding sequence ATGAGCGAACTCACCCAAGAAACAACAACCCGAACCGCAACCCCGGAGACCTATTGGCCCGGTCGCTTCCAGGACCAGGTGATCCTGGTGACCGGCGCCGCTGGCGGCCTCGGCTCGGACACCGCGGACCGGCTGGCACGCGAAGGTGCCACAGTTGTCTGCACGGATGTCAGCGCCGGCGGCAGGGGTGACGGCAGCAGTCCGTCGAACTGCATGGCACTGAATGTCACCCAAAGGCCGGACTGGGACCACACCGTGCAGGCCGTTCTGCAGCGGTACGGCAGGATCGACGGGGCGCTCTTTGCCCACGGCATCCAGGGACCGGAGGTTCCCGTGACGGAGATGCCGGCAGAGGGATGGGCCAGGACTCTGAGCGTGAATCTGGACGGCTGCCTCCACGGCTTGGCCAGCATCCTGCCGGTCCTCACCAAGCAGGCCTACGGCAGGATTGCCATCCTGTCATCTATTTCCGCGCGTGAAGGGAATCCGCACCAGGCGGCCTACTCGGCGTCAAAGGCTGGCCTGGTTGCACTGGTGAAAACGGCGGCCAAAGAGGTGGCCCCTTACGGTGTTACGGTCAATTCCATCGCCCCGTCCATGATGAAAACCCGGCTCCTTCAGGACCTGAGCCCTGAACGAAACGCCCAGCTCCTCGCCAAGGTTCCCATGGGAAGGGTCGGGCTACCGGAAGAATTCTCGGCTCTGGCCTCATGGCTGCTATCCACCGAGGCCAGCTACATGACAGGCCAGACACTGGACCTCAGCGGCGGCCGCAACACCGCCTAA
- a CDS encoding LacI family DNA-binding transcriptional regulator, with protein sequence MVTSVDVARHLGLSQSTVSRALRGHPSVAPATKARILSVARELGYVPDAAARMMVTRRTHAVGVVVADLTSPIYPVIVESLQNRLLERGYRMVLIRDPDISPDPEAVDVLDSATVDGMIFVSARESSAAVRRVLDRGTPAVLLSRDDTTVEVEAVLADDRRAGELVVAHLEGLGHKSIGLLTTLRDRSNGRDREDGFRAAMGRRGLQVREDWIRHLRLTHEEGVRAALELLDTQDRPTAIYCVTDALAFAVLDAAAQLGISVPQQLSVVGFDDSGPARWAFINLTTVHQPIPEMSYLAVDRLAGRIEGEPPSETMKTVFPVHMQVRGTTGPPA encoded by the coding sequence ATGGTAACCAGCGTTGACGTGGCCCGTCATTTGGGATTGTCGCAGTCGACAGTATCCCGTGCCCTTCGGGGCCATCCATCCGTTGCCCCGGCTACGAAAGCGCGGATTCTTTCCGTGGCACGAGAGCTTGGGTATGTGCCCGATGCTGCTGCCCGGATGATGGTGACGCGGCGGACACACGCTGTGGGCGTAGTGGTTGCTGACCTGACCAGCCCTATCTATCCGGTCATTGTTGAGTCGTTGCAGAATCGGCTTCTTGAGCGCGGGTATCGGATGGTCCTCATCCGGGACCCGGACATTTCACCTGACCCTGAGGCAGTTGATGTCCTGGACAGTGCAACGGTGGACGGAATGATTTTTGTTTCGGCCCGGGAATCTTCTGCCGCCGTCCGCAGGGTGTTGGATCGCGGGACACCGGCGGTTTTGCTTAGCCGTGACGATACGACTGTTGAGGTCGAGGCGGTCCTTGCCGATGACCGACGCGCTGGCGAGCTCGTCGTGGCCCATCTCGAAGGCCTGGGGCACAAGAGCATCGGTCTCCTGACCACGTTGAGGGACCGGTCCAATGGCCGGGACCGTGAGGACGGGTTCCGGGCGGCCATGGGACGGCGTGGACTTCAGGTTCGTGAGGACTGGATTCGGCATCTTAGGCTAACCCATGAAGAAGGGGTCCGGGCCGCGCTCGAGTTGTTGGATACCCAAGACCGGCCGACGGCAATTTATTGCGTGACGGATGCTTTGGCGTTTGCCGTGTTGGACGCCGCTGCGCAACTGGGGATCAGTGTTCCCCAGCAGCTTTCCGTGGTGGGGTTCGATGATTCCGGGCCGGCGCGGTGGGCTTTCATCAACCTCACCACTGTGCATCAGCCGATCCCGGAGATGTCGTATCTGGCAGTGGACCGTCTTGCTGGGAGGATCGAAGGTGAGCCTCCCAGCGAAACGATGAAGACGGTGTTTCCGGTCCATATGCAGGTGCGGGGGACGACGGGCCCGCCCGCTTAG
- a CDS encoding TetR/AcrR family transcriptional regulator: MTAKQPHRRPRVDVQRNRNALLETAQRHFRERGVDTSLEAIAKDAGVGPATLYRHFPTRDDLLAAVLQVNSDELARQRKEIESLKAPAEGLDLWLRALGDYFSAFQGLSGPLMTAVQRPDSGNPLTIPRDALVLATEHFVKAARGAGCVRPDVQGSDLFLTACSVASIRRNGADENSLARLRSMIASGYRESDTTS; the protein is encoded by the coding sequence GTGACCGCCAAGCAACCGCATCGCAGACCTCGTGTAGATGTTCAGCGCAACCGCAATGCGCTGCTGGAAACCGCCCAACGACATTTTCGCGAGCGCGGCGTTGACACGTCCTTGGAGGCCATCGCGAAGGACGCCGGTGTTGGGCCGGCCACGCTGTACCGTCACTTTCCCACCAGGGACGATTTGCTGGCTGCTGTCCTGCAGGTGAACTCCGATGAGCTGGCGCGGCAAAGGAAAGAGATAGAGAGCCTGAAGGCCCCAGCCGAGGGGCTGGATCTGTGGCTGCGAGCTCTAGGGGACTATTTCAGCGCCTTTCAAGGGCTGTCTGGTCCCCTCATGACGGCGGTACAACGACCGGACTCCGGTAACCCGCTCACGATCCCTCGCGATGCCCTCGTTCTCGCGACAGAACACTTCGTCAAGGCCGCACGAGGCGCGGGCTGTGTACGTCCCGATGTTCAAGGTTCTGACCTATTCTTGACGGCGTGTTCTGTCGCCTCGATTAGGCGCAACGGGGCGGACGAGAATTCCCTAGCCCGTCTGCGTTCAATGATCGCGAGTGGTTATCGCGAGTCGGATACGACGTCGTGA
- a CDS encoding MBL fold metallo-hydrolase produces the protein MTNLPQRDSAVLGGIASPATQGGPDFSAIRLTRHVTRIYDRLMSVQMYLVEGEDRALRVDTGFGVGELRSFVSALTDQPLSVFVTHGHLGHAFGVGWFDDVYMSHADLGTLSQQTTLLQQVHDEALNEGRILGPPIHSAEMKDIVPGQIFQLGCLTVRAVPFPATARACMHFFSKRNAHSSQGMRQIN, from the coding sequence ATGACCAACCTGCCTCAGAGAGACTCTGCCGTGTTGGGCGGCATTGCCTCTCCCGCCACGCAGGGCGGACCCGACTTCTCCGCGATCCGCCTGACGCGCCACGTGACGCGCATCTACGACCGGTTGATGAGCGTACAGATGTATCTCGTCGAGGGGGAGGATCGCGCCCTTCGCGTCGATACCGGCTTTGGCGTGGGTGAGCTGCGGTCGTTTGTGTCCGCCCTCACCGACCAGCCCCTGAGTGTCTTCGTAACGCACGGGCACCTCGGCCATGCTTTCGGCGTAGGGTGGTTTGACGACGTGTACATGAGCCATGCGGACCTCGGCACTCTTAGTCAGCAGACAACGCTGCTGCAGCAGGTGCACGACGAAGCTCTTAACGAGGGCCGCATACTGGGGCCGCCCATCCATTCGGCAGAGATGAAGGACATTGTTCCCGGTCAGATTTTCCAGCTTGGCTGTCTCACTGTACGGGCCGTTCCATTCCCGGCCACAGCCCGGGCATGTATGCACTTCTTCTCGAAGAGGAACGCACACTCATCACAGGGGATGCGGCAAATCAACTAA
- a CDS encoding MFS transporter produces MSTPTHPPVTISARAGRRAALASTVGAVVDWYDFFLYGTAAAVVFGPLYFPSDNQVAGLLASMGSFAVGFLFRPLGGAIFGHFGDKYGRRTMLFITVIMMGLASTAIGLLPGYTAIGVAAPILLVTLRAIQGMAVGGEWGGAALMAVENAPAGKRNFLATGVQIGSFVGLLLGTAAFSLVTAMTTPEQFLAWGWRLPFVISILFALVGLWIRAGVPESAEFAAAKEEHKAAQAPLAEALRTSPKKILAVIGMRMVDQSTFYMGFTFSLAYVKNFTDTPSSTVLTASMVAMVLAIPFLALWGRLADKFGRKWFYIIGPLAAALAAAPFFAALESGDLFPMILGFVALINLGHNISTCVQQTWFTDMFDVRIRYSGAGFAYALAGAVGGFIPLIATALMASSGSWVPAAALLAGLCLIALVSSLWSYKWANKEHR; encoded by the coding sequence ATGAGCACTCCCACCCATCCCCCGGTAACGATCAGCGCCAGGGCAGGCCGCCGTGCAGCACTGGCCAGCACAGTCGGCGCAGTCGTTGACTGGTACGACTTCTTTCTCTATGGCACAGCCGCTGCCGTTGTCTTCGGTCCCCTGTACTTCCCGTCCGACAACCAAGTTGCCGGCCTGCTGGCATCCATGGGTTCCTTCGCCGTCGGGTTCCTGTTCCGCCCGCTGGGCGGGGCCATCTTCGGCCACTTCGGTGACAAGTACGGCCGCCGCACCATGCTCTTCATCACCGTCATCATGATGGGCCTGGCCAGCACGGCCATCGGGTTGCTCCCCGGTTACACCGCCATCGGTGTCGCCGCGCCCATCCTGCTGGTGACCCTGCGGGCCATCCAAGGTATGGCTGTCGGCGGGGAATGGGGCGGCGCGGCCCTGATGGCGGTGGAAAACGCACCCGCAGGTAAGCGGAACTTCCTGGCGACCGGCGTGCAGATCGGCTCGTTCGTTGGCTTGCTGCTCGGCACCGCGGCGTTCTCGCTGGTCACCGCCATGACCACCCCAGAACAGTTCCTTGCCTGGGGCTGGCGGCTGCCATTCGTGATCAGCATCCTCTTCGCCCTCGTCGGCCTCTGGATCAGGGCAGGCGTGCCGGAATCAGCGGAGTTTGCCGCAGCCAAGGAAGAACACAAAGCCGCCCAGGCACCTTTGGCCGAAGCCCTGCGGACAAGCCCGAAAAAGATCCTGGCAGTGATCGGCATGAGAATGGTGGACCAAAGCACCTTCTACATGGGCTTCACGTTCTCACTTGCCTATGTCAAGAACTTCACTGATACCCCATCCTCAACCGTCCTGACCGCTTCCATGGTCGCCATGGTCCTGGCCATTCCCTTCCTTGCCCTCTGGGGCCGACTCGCCGACAAGTTCGGCCGGAAATGGTTCTACATCATCGGCCCACTGGCCGCAGCGCTTGCAGCAGCCCCGTTCTTCGCGGCCCTTGAAAGCGGCGATCTGTTCCCGATGATCCTTGGCTTCGTCGCGTTGATCAACCTCGGACACAACATCTCCACCTGCGTCCAGCAAACGTGGTTCACCGACATGTTCGACGTCCGGATCCGATACAGCGGCGCCGGATTTGCCTACGCACTGGCTGGCGCCGTCGGCGGTTTCATTCCCCTGATCGCCACCGCCCTGATGGCAAGCAGCGGCAGCTGGGTGCCGGCAGCAGCACTCCTCGCAGGGCTTTGCCTCATAGCACTGGTCTCAAGCCTTTGGTCCTATAAGTGGGCCAACAAAGAACACCGCTAA
- a CDS encoding TIM barrel protein, translated as MNRTIGLAHLSALHLSPPELVQAAANAGFTSVGIRVYPATKGESSYPMAIGSTMFEQTIDRLAGTGIAVRDVEVFTLNGNRGRAEWEAVLEAGAALGASVLNVIGSDPEGGRLRDSLAALVEDARAFGIRPSVEPISYQPLASVPGAGLLVQQTGCGIMLDVLHFVRAGGRIGELKELPAGAVTVIQLCDGPADTPDLPVPRAMPLGQDVNGSPRQIESRSKRLAPGEGVFPLREILDLFPDTPISVEVPDVLAVEAQGTVAHLQHLYEAAATLTRTPPNTETK; from the coding sequence ATGAACAGAACCATTGGTCTGGCCCACTTGTCAGCGTTGCATCTGAGCCCGCCCGAACTGGTCCAGGCTGCGGCCAACGCCGGCTTCACCTCTGTGGGCATCCGCGTTTACCCCGCGACAAAGGGCGAATCGAGCTACCCCATGGCGATTGGCTCCACCATGTTTGAACAGACGATTGATCGTCTCGCAGGGACGGGAATAGCGGTGCGTGATGTGGAGGTATTCACGCTCAACGGGAACCGTGGGCGCGCCGAATGGGAGGCCGTGCTTGAAGCGGGAGCTGCCCTGGGTGCGAGTGTTTTGAATGTGATCGGCAGTGATCCGGAGGGGGGCCGCCTAAGGGACAGCCTTGCGGCGCTGGTCGAAGATGCCCGCGCGTTCGGGATCAGGCCCTCCGTTGAGCCGATCTCCTACCAGCCCCTGGCATCCGTGCCTGGAGCGGGACTGCTTGTTCAGCAAACGGGATGTGGAATCATGCTCGATGTTCTTCACTTCGTGCGTGCTGGCGGCCGGATTGGCGAACTGAAGGAACTGCCGGCAGGGGCAGTGACTGTAATCCAGCTATGTGACGGCCCAGCCGACACCCCGGACTTGCCGGTCCCGCGTGCCATGCCCTTGGGACAGGACGTCAACGGATCCCCCCGGCAGATCGAATCCCGGTCAAAGAGGCTTGCCCCAGGGGAGGGTGTCTTCCCACTCAGGGAGATCCTGGACCTCTTCCCGGACACGCCGATCAGCGTCGAAGTCCCTGACGTCCTGGCTGTAGAGGCGCAAGGCACAGTTGCCCACCTCCAACATCTCTATGAGGCAGCCGCAACGCTGACCCGCACCCCCCCGAATACCGAAACGAAGTGA
- a CDS encoding FAD-dependent oxidoreductase yields the protein MTIRTNESSATSGTTFDCDVLVVGSGAGGLSAAVTAAYHGLKVIVVEKADVCGGATSWSGGWAWTPGNPLAKAAGINEDRELFRTYLRHRIGRNYNADRIEAFLEAVPHMVGFFHNKTSLQFVPGAKIKDIYGQTPGAGTGNRSVGPRPLNARNIKPELRAKARHQLYETSFLGMGVMAGPDLTKFLSASQGNIQGLLHATWRVGLHVLDLLIHRRNMQLVNGTALIARLLKSADDLGVDIRVSTPAQHLLTDKEGKVSGAVVHSPDGRYTINASRGVVLATGGFPNDVARRAELFPKTPTGQEHWTLAPKETTGDGITMAQAVGASFDTNVESPAAWCPVSLVPYRNGRTGTFPHIMDRAKPGSIGVLRNGKRFVNEANGYYDYVEGMLKATPDGEPVEAWQIADAAYVRKFPLGMAKPRPVPLFPYLRSGYLKKGDTIEELAAVCGINPTALAQTVADFNENARKGIDPEFNRGTTEFNRYGGDPKNTPNPSLRPLEKGPFYAVKVLPGSFGTFAGLATDPRARALDNAGRAINGLYVAGNDQASVMGGHYPAGGINLGPALTFGYIAGRDLAGITCYEDDGPSTSVEASVRA from the coding sequence ATGACCATAAGAACCAATGAATCAAGCGCAACCTCCGGCACCACGTTTGACTGCGACGTCCTCGTCGTCGGCTCGGGGGCAGGCGGCCTGTCGGCAGCGGTCACAGCGGCCTACCACGGGCTGAAGGTCATCGTCGTGGAAAAGGCGGACGTCTGTGGCGGTGCCACGTCCTGGTCCGGTGGGTGGGCCTGGACTCCAGGTAACCCCTTGGCCAAAGCCGCGGGAATCAACGAGGACCGGGAACTTTTCCGCACGTACCTGCGCCACCGCATCGGCAGGAACTATAACGCGGATAGGATCGAGGCCTTCCTTGAAGCAGTACCTCACATGGTCGGCTTTTTCCACAACAAGACCAGCCTCCAATTCGTCCCCGGGGCCAAGATCAAAGACATCTATGGGCAGACCCCTGGCGCGGGCACAGGAAACCGCTCCGTAGGCCCCAGACCCCTCAATGCACGCAATATCAAGCCCGAGCTACGGGCAAAGGCGCGCCACCAGCTCTACGAAACCTCATTCCTTGGCATGGGCGTCATGGCCGGACCCGACCTGACTAAATTCCTCTCCGCATCCCAGGGCAACATCCAAGGCCTTCTCCATGCAACATGGCGGGTGGGACTCCACGTTCTGGATCTGCTCATCCACCGTCGGAACATGCAACTCGTCAACGGCACCGCACTCATCGCCAGGCTCCTGAAATCAGCTGACGACCTTGGTGTTGACATCCGCGTCTCCACACCAGCCCAACACTTACTCACCGACAAGGAAGGCAAGGTGAGCGGCGCCGTCGTACATTCACCCGACGGAAGGTATACCATCAACGCTTCGCGCGGCGTCGTGCTCGCCACGGGCGGCTTCCCCAACGACGTGGCACGCCGCGCAGAACTATTCCCTAAAACCCCCACGGGCCAGGAACACTGGACCTTGGCTCCCAAGGAAACCACCGGAGACGGCATAACGATGGCCCAAGCCGTCGGGGCCAGCTTTGACACCAACGTCGAATCACCCGCCGCCTGGTGCCCGGTCTCCCTGGTTCCCTACCGCAACGGCCGCACAGGAACATTCCCCCACATCATGGACCGGGCCAAACCAGGCAGCATCGGCGTGCTCCGCAACGGCAAACGTTTCGTCAATGAAGCGAACGGCTACTACGACTACGTCGAAGGAATGCTCAAAGCAACACCCGACGGCGAACCGGTCGAAGCCTGGCAAATCGCCGACGCCGCCTACGTCCGCAAGTTCCCCCTGGGAATGGCCAAACCACGCCCCGTCCCACTATTCCCCTACCTCCGATCCGGCTACCTGAAAAAAGGCGACACCATCGAAGAACTAGCCGCCGTCTGCGGCATTAATCCAACAGCATTGGCACAAACCGTGGCGGACTTCAACGAAAACGCCCGCAAAGGCATCGACCCCGAATTCAACAGGGGAACCACCGAATTCAACCGATACGGCGGAGACCCTAAGAACACACCCAACCCATCTCTCCGACCCCTGGAAAAGGGTCCGTTCTACGCCGTCAAGGTTCTCCCCGGCTCCTTCGGCACCTTCGCAGGCCTTGCCACAGATCCACGCGCACGTGCCCTGGACAACGCAGGGCGAGCCATCAATGGACTCTACGTCGCCGGCAACGACCAAGCCTCAGTCATGGGTGGCCACTACCCCGCAGGAGGGATCAATCTCGGCCCCGCCCTCACCTTCGGATACATCGCCGGACGCGACCTGGCCGGCATCACCTGCTACGAAGACGACGGGCCCTCAACATCAGTGGAGGCGTCTGTTCGAGCATAG